The Dioscorea cayenensis subsp. rotundata cultivar TDr96_F1 unplaced genomic scaffold, TDr96_F1_v2_PseudoChromosome.rev07_lg8_w22 25.fasta BLBR01000338.1, whole genome shotgun sequence genome window below encodes:
- the LOC120254085 gene encoding LOW QUALITY PROTEIN: disease resistance protein PIK6-NP-like (The sequence of the model RefSeq protein was modified relative to this genomic sequence to represent the inferred CDS: deleted 2 bases in 1 codon), whose translation MEAAALGLAGNAVGILLPKLQETFSSILKVRDNARFIKDELESMNAFLVMNAAMGQYTDDDLELNVWMSQVRGIAYDIEDWAEEFTWRLCQPHWHGIGSCFPDVVRFTKDLVARVKIANNVHGLKGRVLEVGERSKRYGLRGRTTQEPTSSSIIAPVARMQHDPRLGAHLTDDAMLVGMDGPRNTLMDWLIPGDGSILRIISVVGMGGLGKTTLVKKLYENRQVMEHFHRSAWITVSQTFSLKVLLRDMINQLLGSQVFSAEMTEGQLVQQLRDELMKLNTSYVIVLDDVWSLNAWLSFFPALPDNSLGSRIIVTTRNLDVASFCSQESGHVYHLKPLCPENSWLLFCKKAFPRHYSNCPPTFTHLSKEILGKCDGLPLAIVTIGGVLASKPLLESECQKLHDHLGTSIMSHQGLDAMTRILSFSYYDLPYYLKPLFLYLAIFPEDYQIRRKRLLRRWIAEGLVHATRDMSTEEVAEWYFKELMDRSMILSSIINGDTTVHSCHIHDIMLEFTLNMSEKDNLVSIITRKQQPPAPAPAPQTQDVREARHLALHQHSLPANIHKNKKLEHVRSLTVFSEGIVSLKNTSRMKLLRVLDLEGCHLSEVDGDLEVIGQFTLLRYLNLRNTSIRSLPKALAKLQNLETLDLRWTKVTEIPPHITKLHKLEYLSVGGFERDPSGASLTCHGAELPAEGMTALKALKTLSMVSFKTNPRELGEMTQLTKLGAKDITTPENAMAFVETLDKLSDQLRALKVSWNCDVPFLEEVSQPPVHLKSLWLSGIMITCKLPTWIASLDRVSKMALAHTELDEEGMQVLQRLPCLKELVLFENSYLNHELRFLAGYFPVLKLLQIDSLSHLTEFIFHGGGLQLEIIEILATAGTTYMFHGSHKPYPWPKETCTVITVVARLSTSPNPLQLRRYTQQLGGPAYVPMTGFPKFDKSVCIRLRHRTMGCSNFLLESNGDLSVGCDLPPECCDFPSSIELMVYDAM comes from the exons ATGGAAGCAGCAGCTCTGGGTCTAGCCGGGAATGCGGTGGGCATTCTCTTGCCAAAGCTTCAAGAAACCTTCTCGTCAATCCTCAAAGTGCGGGACAATGCCCGCTTCATCAAGGATGAATTGGAGAGCATGAATGCATTCCTCGTAATGAATGCTGCCATGGGTCAATACACCGATGATGATCTTGAGCTCAATGTCTGGATGAGCCAAGTGAGAGGCATTGCCTACGACATCGAGGACTGGGCAGAGGAGTTCACTTGGCGTCTATGCCAGCCTCATTGGCATGGGATCGGTAGTTGCTTTCCTGATGTGGTCCGCTTCACCAAAGACTTGGTAGCAAGAGTCAAGATCGCCAATAATGTCCACGGGCTCAAGGGAAGAGTCCTTGAGGTGGGTGAGAGAAGCAAACGCTATGGTTTGCGGGGACGAACAACACAAGAACCTACAAGCTCTTCAATCATTGCTCCGGTGGCTCGTATGCAACATGACCCACGCTTGGGCGCCCACTTGACTGATGATGCGATGCTTGTTGGCATGGATGGGCCAAGGAACACGCTCATGGATTGGCTAATTCCAGGAGATGGCTCCATACTGAGAATCATCTCTGTGGTAGGCATGGGTGGACTAGGCAAGACCACTCTTGTCAAAAAGCTCTATGAAAATCGACAAGTGATGGAGCATTTCCACCGCAGTGCGTGGATCACTGTTTCACAAACCTTTTCATTGAAGGTGCTCTTGAGAGACATGATCAACCAGCTACTGGGTTCACAAGTGTTTTCTGCTGAAATGACAGAGGGTCAACTTGTTCAGCAACTTCGGGATGAACTGATGAAGTTGAATACAAGTTACGTGATAgttcttgatgatgtttggtCCTTGAATGCATGGTTGAGTTTCTTTCCAGCATTACCTGATAATAGTTTAGGAAGTAGAATAATTGTGACAACCCGAAATCTAGATGTCGCATCTTTTTGCTCTCAAGAGTCTGGTCATGTCTATCATTTAAAACCACTCTGTCCTGAAAATTCTTGGCTCCTCTTCTGCAAGAAAGCCTTCCCACGCCATTATAGTAATTGTCCACCTACCTTTACACATTTATCTAAAGAAATCTTGGGCAAATGTGATGGGTTGCCATTAGCCATTGTGACCATCGGTGGTGTTTTAGCTAGTAAGCCTTTATTAGAGTCAGAATGCCAGAAATTACATGATCATTTGGGCACCTCAATTATGTCTCACCAAGGTCTTGATGCCATGACCCGAATATTATCTTTTAGCTACTATGATCTACCGTACTATCTCAAGCCACTTTTCTTGTACCTGGCCATATTTCCTGAGGACTACCAAATCAGACGCAAACGCTTGTTGAGGCGGTGGATCGCTGAAGGACTGGTGCATGCGACACGAGACATGTCAACCGAAGAAGTTGCAGAATGGTACTTTAAGGAGTTGATGGATAGAAGCATGATCTTATCCTCAATCATCAATGGTGACACCACGGTTCACTCATGTCATATCCATGATATTATGCTTGAGTTCACTCTCAACATGTCTGAGAAAGACAATCTAGTTTCTATCATCACCAGGAAACAACAaccaccagcaccagcaccagcaccgCAAACTCAAGATGTGCGCGAAGCTCGTCATCTAGCACTGCATCAACATTCCCTACCGGCAAACATTCATAAGAACAAAAAATTAGAGCATGTTCGATCATTAACAGTATTC TCTGAAGGTATAGTATCACTCAAGAACACAAGCCGAATGAAGCTGCTACGAGTGCTTGATCTAGAGGGTTGTCATCTTTCTGAAGTCGATGGAGACCTTGAAGTCATCGGCCAGTTCACTCTTCTCAGGTACCTTAACTTGAGGAACACCTCTATCAGATCATTACCAAAAGCCTTAGCGAAGTTGCAGAATCTTGAAACACTGGATCTCAGATGGACAAAAGTGACAGAGATTCCTCCCCATATCACCAAACTTCACAAGTTGGAGTATCTCAGTGTTGGAGGGTTTGAGCGAGATCCTTCTGGCGCATCATTAACATGCCACGGCGCTGAGTTGCCAGCTGAAGGGATGACAGCTTTGAAAGCTCTGAAAACACTGAGCATGGTGAGCTTCAAAACGAACCCAAGGGAGTTGGGTGAGATGACCCAACTAACAAAGTTGGGAGCGAAAGATATCACCACACCAGAGAATGCAATGGCCTTTGTCGAGACACTTGATAAGCTCAGTGACCAGCTACGCGCACTGAAGGTCAGTTGGAATTGTGATGTTCCGTTCTTGGAGGAGGTGTCTCAACCTCCTGTTCATCTTAAAAGTCTCTGGTTATCAGGCATAATGATTACTTGTAAGCTGCCAACATGGATCGCATCTTTGGATCGTGTTTCAAAAATGGCTTTAGCTCACACTGAACTCGATGAAGAGGGCATGCAAGTGCTGCAGAGGTTGCCATGCCTGAAGGAGCTTGTGCTGTTTGAGAACTCATATTTGAATCATGAATTGCGTTTCCTTGCAGGATATTTTCCTGTGCTCAAGTTGTTGCAAATTGATAGCTTGTCTCATCTAACAGAGTTCATCTTTCATGGTGGTGGACTTCAACTTGAGATTATAGAGATTCTTGCTACCGCAGGGACGACATATATGTTCCATGGAAGTCACAAACCTTACCCTTGGCCCAAGGAAACATGCACTGTAATAACTGTTGTTGCCAGATTGTCCACGTCCCCCAATCCCCTTCAGTTGAGACGCTACACTCAACAGCTGGGTGGGCCAGCCTATGTCCCCATGACTGGTTTTCCCAAGTTTGATAAAAGTGTTTGTATTCGTCTCCGGCACCGAACAATGGGTTgctcaaattttcttttagagTCAAACGGGGACTTGAGCGTGGGCTGTGATTTGCCTCCCGAATGTTGTGATTTTCCATCGAGCATCGAATTGATGGTGTATGATGCTATGTAA